In one Oncorhynchus nerka isolate Pitt River linkage group LG7, Oner_Uvic_2.0, whole genome shotgun sequence genomic region, the following are encoded:
- the LOC115132253 gene encoding NAD kinase-like isoform X3, which yields MQTAMKFNQCVQPQAPENSDNKVWKWHIQDPASQRLTWNKPPKSVLVIKKIQDASLLQPFKELCVFLTEKNMIVYVERKVLADPVIQADESFAAVIQKFCTFREDLDDISKQVDFIICLGGDGTLLYASSLFQKSVPPVMSFHLGSLGFLTPFNFDMYQSQVTQIIEGNAAIILRSRLRVVKESREKNARVDKKGIIMTNGDSEGSRKAMQYQVLNEVVVDRGPFSYLSNVDLFLDGHLITTVQGDGVIVSTPTGSTAYAVAAGASMIHPNVPAIMITPICPHSLSFRPIVVPAGVELKIMLSRDSRNTAWVSFDGRKRQEICHGDKIP from the exons ATGCAGACAGCCATgaaattcaaccagtgtgtgcaaCCGCAAGCTCCGGAGAACAGCGACAACAAAGTGTGGAAATG GCACATTCAGGACCCAGCCAGCCAGAGACTGACGTGGAACAAGCCTCCCAAAAGTGTCCTTGTCATCAAGAAGATCCAGGATGCCAGTCTACTGCAGCCTTTCAAAGAGCTCTGTGTGTTTCTTACAGAG AAAAACATGATTGTTTACGTGGAGAGGAAGGTTCTGGCTGACCCAGTCATCCAGGCCGATGAGAGCTTTGCGGCCGTCATCCAGAAGTTCTGCACCTTCAGAGAAG ATCTCGATGACATTTCCAAACAAGTGGACTTCATCATCTGTCTTGGTGGAGATGGGACCTTACTTTACGCATCGTCACTCTTCCAG AAGAGTGTTCCACCTGTTATGTCCTTCCACCTGGGTTCTCTGGGCTTCCTCACGCCTTTCAACTTTGACATGTaccagtctcaggtcacccaaaTCATTGAGG GTAACGCCGCCATCATCCTGCGCAGTCGCCTGCGAGTGGTGAAGGAGAGCCGAGAGAAGAATGCCCGGGTGGACAAGAAGGGCATCATCATGACCAACGGAGACAGCGAGGGCAGCCGCAAAGCCATGCAGTACCAG GTGCTGAATgaggtggtggtggacagaggccCGTTCTCCTACCTTTCCAACGTGGACCTCTTCTTAGACGGACACCTCATCACCACGGTACAGGGAGACG GTGTGATCGTGTCGACTCCCACGGGCAGCACTGCGTACGCGGTAGCAGCCGGAGCCTCCATGATTCACCCCAACGTGCCGGCCATCATGATCACCCCCATCTGCCCCCACTCACTGTCCTTCAGACCCATAGTGGTGCCTGCTGGGGTGGAACTCAag ATCATGCTGTCACGTGACTCCAGGAATACAGCCTGGGTGTCATTCGATGGGAGGAAGAGACAAGAGATCTGCCATGGAGACAA GATCCCGTGA
- the LOC115132253 gene encoding NAD kinase-like isoform X2 encodes MQTAMKFNQCVQPQAPENSDNKVWKWHIQDPASQRLTWNKPPKSVLVIKKIQDASLLQPFKELCVFLTEKNMIVYVERKVLADPVIQADESFAAVIQKFCTFREDLDDISKQVDFIICLGGDGTLLYASSLFQKSVPPVMSFHLGSLGFLTPFNFDMYQSQVTQIIEGNAAIILRSRLRVVKESREKNARVDKKGIIMTNGDSEGSRKAMQYQVLNEVVVDRGPFSYLSNVDLFLDGHLITTVQGDGVIVSTPTGSTAYAVAAGASMIHPNVPAIMITPICPHSLSFRPIVVPAGVELKIMLSRDSRNTAWVSFDGRKRQEICHGDNITITTSCFPVPSICFQDPVNDWFESLAQCLHWNVRKKQNYLSSKEDVF; translated from the exons ATGCAGACAGCCATgaaattcaaccagtgtgtgcaaCCGCAAGCTCCGGAGAACAGCGACAACAAAGTGTGGAAATG GCACATTCAGGACCCAGCCAGCCAGAGACTGACGTGGAACAAGCCTCCCAAAAGTGTCCTTGTCATCAAGAAGATCCAGGATGCCAGTCTACTGCAGCCTTTCAAAGAGCTCTGTGTGTTTCTTACAGAG AAAAACATGATTGTTTACGTGGAGAGGAAGGTTCTGGCTGACCCAGTCATCCAGGCCGATGAGAGCTTTGCGGCCGTCATCCAGAAGTTCTGCACCTTCAGAGAAG ATCTCGATGACATTTCCAAACAAGTGGACTTCATCATCTGTCTTGGTGGAGATGGGACCTTACTTTACGCATCGTCACTCTTCCAG AAGAGTGTTCCACCTGTTATGTCCTTCCACCTGGGTTCTCTGGGCTTCCTCACGCCTTTCAACTTTGACATGTaccagtctcaggtcacccaaaTCATTGAGG GTAACGCCGCCATCATCCTGCGCAGTCGCCTGCGAGTGGTGAAGGAGAGCCGAGAGAAGAATGCCCGGGTGGACAAGAAGGGCATCATCATGACCAACGGAGACAGCGAGGGCAGCCGCAAAGCCATGCAGTACCAG GTGCTGAATgaggtggtggtggacagaggccCGTTCTCCTACCTTTCCAACGTGGACCTCTTCTTAGACGGACACCTCATCACCACGGTACAGGGAGACG GTGTGATCGTGTCGACTCCCACGGGCAGCACTGCGTACGCGGTAGCAGCCGGAGCCTCCATGATTCACCCCAACGTGCCGGCCATCATGATCACCCCCATCTGCCCCCACTCACTGTCCTTCAGACCCATAGTGGTGCCTGCTGGGGTGGAACTCAag ATCATGCTGTCACGTGACTCCAGGAATACAGCCTGGGTGTCATTCGATGGGAGGAAGAGACAAGAGATCTGCCATGGAGACAA CATTACCATCACTACTTCCTGCTTCCCCGTTCCCTCCATCTGTTTCCAGGATCCCGTGAACGACTGGTTCGAGAGCCTGGCACAATGTTTACACTGGAATGTGAGAAAGAAGCAGAACTACCTTAGCTCCAAGGAGGACGTGTTCTGA
- the LOC115132253 gene encoding NAD kinase-like isoform X1 has protein sequence MQTAMKFNQCVQPQAPENSDNKVWKWHIQDPASQRLTWNKPPKSVLVIKKIQDASLLQPFKELCVFLTEKNMIVYVERKVLADPVIQADESFAAVIQKFCTFREDLDDISKQVDFIICLGGDGTLLYASSLFQKSVPPVMSFHLGSLGFLTPFNFDMYQSQVTQIIEGNAAIILRSRLRVVKESREKNARVDKKGIIMTNGDSEGSRKAMQYQVLNEVVVDRGPFSYLSNVDLFLDGHLITTVQGDGVIVSTPTGSTAYAVAAGASMIHPNVPAIMITPICPHSLSFRPIVVPAGVELKIMLSRDSRNTAWVSFDGRKRQEICHGDKCVTFWPLSHRNLPPSKNTTKQKLINMEDSLMNSTQSSSNSRKHYHHYFLLPRSLHLFPGSRERLVREPGTMFTLECEKEAELP, from the exons ATGCAGACAGCCATgaaattcaaccagtgtgtgcaaCCGCAAGCTCCGGAGAACAGCGACAACAAAGTGTGGAAATG GCACATTCAGGACCCAGCCAGCCAGAGACTGACGTGGAACAAGCCTCCCAAAAGTGTCCTTGTCATCAAGAAGATCCAGGATGCCAGTCTACTGCAGCCTTTCAAAGAGCTCTGTGTGTTTCTTACAGAG AAAAACATGATTGTTTACGTGGAGAGGAAGGTTCTGGCTGACCCAGTCATCCAGGCCGATGAGAGCTTTGCGGCCGTCATCCAGAAGTTCTGCACCTTCAGAGAAG ATCTCGATGACATTTCCAAACAAGTGGACTTCATCATCTGTCTTGGTGGAGATGGGACCTTACTTTACGCATCGTCACTCTTCCAG AAGAGTGTTCCACCTGTTATGTCCTTCCACCTGGGTTCTCTGGGCTTCCTCACGCCTTTCAACTTTGACATGTaccagtctcaggtcacccaaaTCATTGAGG GTAACGCCGCCATCATCCTGCGCAGTCGCCTGCGAGTGGTGAAGGAGAGCCGAGAGAAGAATGCCCGGGTGGACAAGAAGGGCATCATCATGACCAACGGAGACAGCGAGGGCAGCCGCAAAGCCATGCAGTACCAG GTGCTGAATgaggtggtggtggacagaggccCGTTCTCCTACCTTTCCAACGTGGACCTCTTCTTAGACGGACACCTCATCACCACGGTACAGGGAGACG GTGTGATCGTGTCGACTCCCACGGGCAGCACTGCGTACGCGGTAGCAGCCGGAGCCTCCATGATTCACCCCAACGTGCCGGCCATCATGATCACCCCCATCTGCCCCCACTCACTGTCCTTCAGACCCATAGTGGTGCCTGCTGGGGTGGAACTCAag ATCATGCTGTCACGTGACTCCAGGAATACAGCCTGGGTGTCATTCGATGGGAGGAAGAGACAAGAGATCTGCCATGGAGACAAGTGCGTGACCTTTTGGCCCCTCAGTCATCGCAACCTCCCCCCTAGTAAAAATACCACGAAACAAAAGCTGATAAACATGGAAGATAGCCTGATGAACTCAACCCAAAGCTCATCTAACTCCCGCAAG CATTACCATCACTACTTCCTGCTTCCCCGTTCCCTCCATCTGTTTCCAGGATCCCGTGAACGACTGGTTCGAGAGCCTGGCACAATGTTTACACTGGAATGTGAGAAAGAAGCAGAACTACCTTAG